The following are from one region of the Amia ocellicauda isolate fAmiCal2 chromosome 1, fAmiCal2.hap1, whole genome shotgun sequence genome:
- the lpin1a gene encoding phosphatidate phosphatase LPIN1 isoform X1, which yields MRSVCEGKSPNLPGHMDVVVDKDKGATILGDQLKELEEGEATWSWTQTMNYVGQLAGQVLVQVKELYRGLNPATLSGCIDVIVVRQPDGSLQCSPFHVRFGKMGVLRSREKVVDIEINGESVSLHMKLGENGEAFFVKETENDKEVVPSYLATSPIVSQGAALMEAQLGKGSARGSEPGALCPTVASALLAHSGGDSPQGNCSVKKRRKRRRKSKLDSVKREDNGEDSEDDDMFPIDMSSDEELGTELGDHSRTSSCDDAAMGNCSGSAFMQSQVYARSDGEWSPVQSQTTEYSARCTLPIPASGGLSVSCPQNSSLFQSTDSPSGSRPSTPKSDSELVTKGSDKGKKNNPEMLWAWGELPQAAKRSFSSKSEQSVLVNIPVSESTHFRVISGDSPPETRDNSTPPPALFGPAGLCESEAAGGLELEALVAGAAGATSRLHLESEDPSPCTGQPRAASKTDSPSKKKDKRSRHLGADGVYLDDITELEPEVAALYFPKSDGGGPGRSCSESGARSANQSPQSVGSSGMDSGVESFSDQLGDLPSITISLCGGLTDNKEITIEQFQEKAVSYQQFVENPAIIDDPNLVVKIGSKYYNWTTAAPLMLAMQAFQKPLPKATVENIMKEKMPRKGGRWWFSWRGRNSSAKPESTSEQGLGVKGEQTGNMDSAGRYEPMKDESSSSDEDHRAARSADSTQAEPVSLSSAGVSYKKTLRLTSEQLMSLQLKDGPNDVVFSVTTQYQGTCRCEGTIYLWSWDDKIVISDIDGTITRSDTLGHILPTLGKDWTHQGIARLYHKVSQNGYKFLYCSARAIGMADMTRGYLHWVNERGTMLPQGPVLLSPSSLFSALHREVIEKKPEKFKIECLTDIKNLFFPNPQPFYAAFGNRPTDVYSYKEVGVPLNRIFTVNPKGELVQEHAKTNISSYVRLCEVVDHVFPLMRCGDSSDFPCSDTFSQFTYWREQLPSVESPDIHIESS from the exons ACGCAAACCATGAACTACGTGGGGCAGCTGGCGGGGCAGGTGCTGGTGCAGGTAAAGGAGCTGTACCGCGGCTTGAACCCCGCCACGCTGTCAGGCTGCATCGACGTCATCGTGGTGCGCCAGCCCGACGGCAGCCTGCAGTGCTCCCCCTTCCACGTGCGATTCGGGAAGATGGGCGTGCTGAGGTCCCGGGAGAAAGTG GTGGACATAGAGATCAACGGGGAATCTGTGAGTCTGCACATGAAGCTCGGAGAAAACGGGGAAGCTTTCTTCGTGAAAGAGACAGAGAATGATAAG GAGGTCGTTCCCTCATACCTGGCCACCTCCCCCATTGTGTCTCAGGGAGCAGCTCTGATGGAGGCGCAGCTGGGGAAGGGGTCAGCCCGAGGGTCAGAGCCGGGCGCTCTGTGCCCCACAGTGGCCTCGGCCCTCCTGGCACATTCCGGGGGGGACAGCCCCCAGGGGAACTGCTCCgtgaagaagaggaggaaacGGAGGCGGAAGTCCAAGTTGGACAGTGTGAAGAGGGAGGACAACGGGGAGGACTCGGAGGACGACGACATGTTCCCCATTGACATGAGTTCGGACGAGGAGCTGGGAACTGAACTGGGTGACCACAGCAG GACCTCGTCATGTGATGATGCAGCTATGGGCAACTGTTCTGGAAGCGCCTTCATGCAGAGCCAGGTGTACGCACGCTCGGACGGAGAGTGGTCACCTGTTCAGAG CCAGACGACAGAGTACAGTGCTCGGTGCACTCTGCCAATCCCTGCAAGCGGCGGCTTGTCTGTCTCTTGCCCACAGAACTCTTCTCTCTTCCAGTCTACAGACAG CCCCAGTGGATCGCGACCTTCGACCCCGAAGAGTGACTCAGAGCTAGTCACCAAAGGCTCtgacaaaggcaaaaagaacaACCCAGAGATGCTGTGGGCATGGGGAGAGCTGCCCCAAGCTGCCAAG CGCTCGTTTTCCTCCAAATCAGAGCAGTCGGTGCTGGTGAATATCCCAGTGTCTGAAAGCACTCACTTCAGGGTGATCTCGGGGGACTCTCCCCCGGAGACACGGGACAACAGCACCCCACCTCCCGCCCTGTTCGGCCCTGCGGGGCTGTGTGAGAGCGAGGCTGCGGGGGGGCTGGAGCTGGAGGCCCTGGTGGCCGGAGCTGCTGGTGCCACCTCTCGGCTGCACCTGGAGAGCGAGGATCCGAGCCCCTGCACAGGGCAGCCCCGCGCAGCCAGCAAAACTGACTCGCCCTCCAAAAAGAAAG ATAAGAGGAGCCGCCACCTGGGAGCGGATGGCGTTTATCtggatgacatcacagaactagAGCCTGAAGTGGCCGCTCTGTACTTCCCTAAGAG CGATGGCGGCGGCCCGGGCAGGAGCTGCTCAGAGAGCGGAGCCCGCTCTGCCAACCAGTCTCCACAGTCCGTTGGCAGCTCGGGGATGGACAGCGGAGTGGAGAGCTTCTCTGACCAGCTAGGCGACCTGCCATCCATCACCATTTCCCTGTGTGGGGGGCTGACTGACAACAAAGAGATCACTATAG AACAGTTTCAGGAAAAGGCAGTGTCTTATCAACAGTTTGTTGAAAACCCAGCGATTATTGATGATCCAAACCTTGTAGTGAAGATCGGAAGCAA GTATTACAACTGGACCACAGCTGCCCCTCTGATGTTAGCAATGCAGGCCTTCCAGAAGCCCCTGCCCAAG GCGACAGTAGAGAACATTATGAAAGAGAAGATGCCGAGGAAAGGAGGGAGGTGGTGGTTCTCCTGGAGGGGCCGCAACAGCAGCGCGAAGCCG GAATCCACATCTGAACAAGGACTTGGTGTGAAAGGAGAGCAGACTGGCAACATGGATTCTGCAGGCAGGTATGAGCC GATGAAGGATGAGTCTTCGTCCAGCGATGAAGATCATAGGGCCGCCAGGAGCGCTGACTCCACACAGGCCGAGCCCGTCTCACTGTCCTCAGCTGGCGTCTCGTACAAGAAGACTCTCCGGCTCACCTCTGAGCAGCTG ATGAGCTTGCAGCTGAAGGACGGGCCCAACGACGTGGTCTTCAGTGTTACCACCCAGTACCAGGGCACCTGTCGCTGTGAGGGCACCATCTACCTGTGGAGCTGGGATGACAAGATAGTCATCTCCGACATCGATGGCACCATCACCAG GTCTGACACGCTGGGCCACATTTTGCCGACGCTTGGTAAAGACTGGACTCACCAGGGGATTGCCCGGCTGTATCACAAAGTCAGCCA GAACGGCTATAAGTTCCTGTACTGCTCGGCTCGTGCCATTGGGATGGCGGACATGACCCGGGGGTACCTGCACTGGGTCAATGAGAGGGGCACCATGCTGCCACAGGGTCCCGTGCTGCTCAGTCCCAGCAGCCTGTTCTCAGCTCTCCACAG GGAAGTCATCGAAAAGAAACCAGAGAAGTTCAAAATCGAGTGTCTGACGGACATAAAGAACCTGTTTTTTCCAAACCCCCAGCCTTTTTACGCTGCTTTTGGAAATAGACCAACA GATGTGTATTCATATAAGGAAGTGGGCGTTCCACTGAACCGAATTTTCACCGTTAACCCAAAAGGAGAACTCGTACAAGAACACGCAAAGACCAACATATCATC CTACGTCCGGTTGTGTGAGGTGGTGGATCACGTGTTCCCACTGATGCGGTGTGGCGACTCTTCGGACTTCCCCTGCTCCGACACATTCAGCCAGTTCACCTACTGGAGGGAGCAGCTGCCGTCTGTGGAGAGTCCCGACATCCACATCGAGTCCAGCTGA